One Candidatus Cloacimonadota bacterium DNA segment encodes these proteins:
- a CDS encoding sigma-70 family RNA polymerase sigma factor, which yields MHPLKKALESLTDEQQRTLVLYNICDRNYQQMEEIAEVSAVAIRQRISRINNKLKAITYLNLGMIGTKKIVTPELNNVLYKFLTRFKKNLEESTLHKMYKYFSMADLKDYHGTIKIKETENYEIKLKDCEYQIIVLYQNDDDIREAFDFKFKIENNHLKITAPPKKKTIAATLKNDSEQADKLKELLHLYPPDRTGKSTIPKELLDALIKKNTLST from the coding sequence ATGCATCCTTTAAAAAAAGCGCTGGAAAGCTTAACAGATGAACAGCAGAGAACCCTGGTTTTATATAATATTTGCGATAGAAATTATCAGCAGATGGAAGAGATTGCGGAGGTTTCAGCTGTAGCCATCAGGCAGAGAATTTCCCGGATCAACAATAAATTGAAAGCAATAACATATTTGAATTTAGGAATGATAGGGACTAAAAAGATAGTAACTCCGGAATTGAATAATGTACTGTATAAATTCTTAACCAGATTCAAGAAGAACCTGGAAGAAAGTACTCTCCATAAAATGTATAAATATTTCTCGATGGCTGATCTTAAAGATTACCATGGAACTATTAAAATCAAAGAAACAGAAAATTATGAGATCAAATTGAAAGATTGCGAATACCAGATAATTGTTTTATATCAGAATGATGATGACATTAGAGAAGCCTTTGATTTCAAATTCAAGATTGAGAATAATCATTTAAAGATAACAGCTCCACCTAAAAAGAAAACAATAGCTGCAACATTAAAGAATGATTCCGAACAAGCTGATAAACTAAAAGAACTGCTTCACTTATATCCACCCGATAGAACAGGAAAATCTACCATTCCCAAAGAGCTTTTAGATGCGTTGATCAAAAAGAATACGCTATCCACATAA